A section of the Kribbella sp. HUAS MG21 genome encodes:
- a CDS encoding AURKAIP1/COX24 domain-containing protein, with amino-acid sequence MGSVIKKRRKRMAKKKHRKLLKKTRVQRRKLGK; translated from the coding sequence GTGGGTTCTGTGATCAAGAAGCGCCGTAAGCGGATGGCGAAGAAGAAGCACCGCAAGCTGCTGAAGAAGACGCGGGTGCAGCGCCGCAAGCTCGGCAAGTAA
- a CDS encoding lysophospholipid acyltransferase family protein translates to MADADVIPIGSGGRPGRGSGRRTTPSAAARALAGQGTAGSANGRAKASRGPKSGRAKQPEAADQTVDAATELPTAGVGAPDPAETLDFARLGQVVRELFGEDGERRVAEWLAFLRRRVTGEYELDEFGYDTDLTDQVLLPLLRPLAEKWFRVEVRGIENIPDTGSALIVANHSGTMPLDGLITQLIVADHTSRPLRTLAADLVFKTPFVGELARKGGATLASNDDAERLLRQGNLVGVWPEGFKGLGKPFSERYKLQRFGRGGFVSAAMRTGVPIVPCSIVGAEEIYPLVGNLASLARLVGVPYIPVTPFFPLLGPLGMVPLPSKWLIEFGEPIRTDDFPDGAADDPMLVFNVTDQVRETIQQTLYTLLMQRRSVFF, encoded by the coding sequence GTGGCTGACGCCGACGTGATCCCGATCGGCTCCGGCGGCCGGCCGGGCCGGGGGAGCGGACGCCGTACGACGCCGTCCGCCGCCGCGCGCGCACTGGCCGGGCAGGGGACGGCGGGCTCGGCCAACGGCCGCGCGAAGGCGAGCCGCGGGCCGAAGAGCGGCCGGGCGAAGCAGCCCGAGGCGGCCGACCAGACCGTCGACGCGGCCACCGAGCTGCCGACGGCCGGCGTCGGCGCGCCCGACCCGGCAGAGACGCTCGACTTCGCCCGGCTGGGGCAGGTCGTGCGCGAGCTGTTCGGGGAGGACGGCGAGCGCCGGGTGGCGGAGTGGCTGGCGTTCCTGCGCCGCCGGGTGACCGGGGAGTACGAGCTCGACGAGTTCGGCTACGACACGGACCTGACCGACCAGGTGCTGCTGCCGCTGCTGCGCCCGCTCGCCGAGAAGTGGTTCCGGGTCGAGGTGCGGGGGATCGAGAACATCCCCGACACCGGCAGCGCGCTGATCGTCGCGAACCACTCCGGCACGATGCCGCTCGACGGGCTGATCACCCAGCTGATCGTCGCCGACCACACCAGCCGGCCGCTGCGCACGCTCGCCGCGGACCTGGTGTTCAAGACCCCGTTCGTCGGCGAGCTCGCGCGCAAGGGCGGCGCGACCCTGGCGAGCAACGACGACGCCGAGCGGCTGCTCCGGCAGGGCAACCTGGTCGGGGTCTGGCCGGAGGGCTTCAAGGGCCTCGGGAAGCCGTTCAGCGAGCGGTACAAGCTGCAGCGCTTCGGCCGCGGCGGGTTCGTCAGCGCGGCGATGCGGACCGGCGTACCGATCGTGCCGTGCTCGATCGTCGGCGCCGAGGAGATCTATCCGCTGGTCGGGAACCTGGCGTCGCTGGCCCGGCTGGTCGGCGTCCCGTACATCCCGGTCACGCCGTTCTTCCCGCTGCTCGGGCCGCTCGGGATGGTGCCGCTGCCGTCGAAGTGGCTGATCGAGTTCGGCGAACCGATCCGGACCGACGACTTCCCGGACGGCGCCGCGGACGACCCGATGCTGGTCTTCAACGTCACCGACCAGGTCCGCGAGACCATCCAGCAGACCCTGTACACACTGCTGATGCAGCGCCGCAGCGTCTTCTTCTGA
- a CDS encoding DUF5667 domain-containing protein, with amino-acid sequence MASTAALVLLGGGIGSAAAAQQAMPGDTLYGMKRSIENVATNVGVGDDSRGRRDLEHAMTRLSEVRELAQNGGSVGTINATLDDFSAQSRKGVSRLVASYQQNGDESSITAITAFITSARQALVGLAPKLPPESLKSGVEALATIEQLARHTAAACPKCAAPKPDAGTPTTGTNPSNQPGRTTPGTGTEPSDPVKASTSTSPKASATTTAPTTPVGSSTEQPTTAPTKLPNTTIVEESTAPPPTVLKTPPVPSSSNSPTATPTVLPSLTPSATPSWPWPFPTTPIINLPGIIQTLFPPWK; translated from the coding sequence GTGGCCAGTACCGCCGCGCTCGTCCTGCTCGGAGGTGGCATCGGTTCGGCCGCCGCCGCTCAGCAGGCGATGCCCGGCGACACCTTGTACGGAATGAAGCGCAGCATCGAGAACGTGGCGACCAACGTGGGTGTCGGCGACGACTCCCGCGGCCGGCGCGATCTCGAGCACGCCATGACCCGACTGTCCGAAGTCCGCGAGCTGGCCCAGAACGGCGGCTCCGTGGGCACGATCAACGCGACGCTGGACGACTTCTCGGCGCAGTCCCGCAAGGGCGTGTCCCGACTGGTCGCGTCGTACCAGCAGAACGGCGACGAGAGTTCGATCACCGCGATCACGGCCTTCATCACCAGCGCCCGCCAGGCTCTTGTGGGGCTCGCGCCGAAACTCCCGCCGGAGTCGCTGAAGTCCGGGGTCGAGGCCCTGGCCACCATCGAGCAGCTGGCCCGGCACACCGCGGCCGCCTGCCCGAAGTGCGCCGCGCCGAAGCCGGACGCCGGGACGCCGACCACCGGCACGAATCCCAGCAACCAGCCGGGGCGCACCACGCCCGGCACCGGCACCGAGCCGAGCGACCCGGTGAAGGCGTCGACGTCGACCAGCCCGAAGGCCTCGGCGACGACGACGGCCCCGACGACGCCGGTCGGCTCGAGTACCGAGCAGCCGACCACGGCACCGACGAAGCTGCCGAACACCACGATCGTCGAGGAGTCCACCGCTCCGCCGCCGACGGTCCTGAAGACACCACCCGTGCCGTCGTCGTCAAACTCGCCGACTGCGACGCCCACCGTGCTGCCTTCGCTGACCCCGAGTGCCACGCCGTCCTGGCCGTGGCCGTTCCCGACCACGCCGATCATCAACCTGCCCGGCATCATCCAGACCCTCTTCCCACCCTGGAAGTAG
- a CDS encoding AMP-binding protein has translation MNVNFADILRDTAQRHGERPALVDGDRRLTWSELDQAVDRTAQGFAAAGLVPGYRVLLLVANSIEFVTSYLGILRAGLVAVPLNTGLTAPELATVAEHSGAKLAVVGPGLGEHLEGVRTVAPGELQGDAPLLPPIDPETLAVLLYTSGTSGDPRAAMLTHRALIANVQNLTQLGQDRMGPDDVVLGVLPMFHAFGLNAVLGWAVATGATLVVEQRFDPGHTLELISRYGVTRLPLAPPALHALLTRPDLREALKTVKVVLTGASTLDRALADRFEQATGLHVNQGYGLTEASPGVTTTLGEAAPKPGSVGRPLPNVEVRIADEQGEDVEGDDPGEILIRGVNLFSGYWPDGVDGPDADGWYRTGDVGFLDPDGDLFLVDRLRELVIVSGFNVFPSEVEDVLVGAPGVREAAVIGVPSEETGEAVKAFVVPEPDVAVDLAAVREYAESRLARFKCPVEIEVVDQLPHSVTGKVAKGRLREGDR, from the coding sequence GTGAACGTCAATTTCGCGGACATTCTTCGTGACACAGCGCAACGTCACGGCGAGCGTCCCGCGCTGGTCGACGGGGATCGGCGGCTGACCTGGAGCGAGCTCGACCAGGCCGTCGACCGGACCGCGCAGGGGTTCGCCGCGGCCGGCCTGGTGCCCGGCTACCGGGTGCTGCTCCTGGTGGCCAACAGCATCGAGTTCGTCACGTCCTACCTGGGCATTCTCCGCGCCGGACTGGTCGCCGTACCGTTGAACACCGGTCTCACGGCGCCCGAGCTGGCGACCGTCGCGGAGCACTCCGGCGCCAAGCTGGCGGTCGTCGGCCCGGGCCTCGGCGAGCACCTCGAGGGCGTCCGGACGGTGGCTCCCGGCGAGCTCCAGGGTGACGCTCCGTTACTTCCGCCGATCGATCCCGAGACGCTCGCGGTGCTGCTGTACACCTCCGGAACCAGTGGAGATCCGCGCGCCGCGATGCTCACCCATCGGGCACTGATCGCCAATGTGCAGAACCTCACCCAGCTCGGGCAGGACCGGATGGGGCCCGACGACGTGGTGCTCGGGGTGCTGCCGATGTTCCATGCGTTCGGCCTGAACGCGGTCCTCGGCTGGGCCGTCGCGACCGGCGCCACGCTCGTCGTCGAGCAGCGCTTCGACCCCGGGCACACGCTGGAGCTGATCAGCAGGTACGGCGTGACGCGGCTGCCGCTCGCGCCGCCCGCGCTGCACGCGCTGCTGACCCGCCCGGACCTGCGGGAGGCGCTGAAGACGGTCAAGGTCGTCCTGACCGGAGCGTCCACCCTCGACCGCGCGCTCGCGGACCGCTTCGAGCAGGCCACCGGCCTGCACGTGAACCAGGGGTACGGCCTGACCGAGGCGTCCCCGGGTGTCACCACGACGCTCGGCGAGGCCGCGCCGAAGCCCGGCTCGGTGGGCCGCCCGCTGCCGAACGTCGAGGTCCGGATCGCCGACGAACAGGGCGAGGACGTCGAGGGCGACGACCCGGGCGAGATCCTGATCCGCGGCGTCAACCTGTTCTCCGGCTATTGGCCGGACGGTGTGGACGGGCCCGACGCCGACGGCTGGTACCGGACCGGGGACGTCGGCTTCCTGGACCCGGACGGCGACCTGTTCCTCGTCGACCGGCTGCGCGAACTCGTCATCGTGTCCGGCTTCAACGTCTTCCCGAGCGAGGTCGAGGACGTGCTGGTCGGCGCTCCGGGCGTCCGCGAGGCCGCGGTCATCGGCGTACCGTCCGAGGAGACCGGTGAAGCGGTGAAGGCGTTCGTCGTACCGGAACCGGACGTGGCGGTCGACCTGGCCGCGGTCCGGGAGTACGCCGAGAGCCGGCTGGCGCGGTTCAAGTGCCCGGTGGAGATCGAGGTGGTGGACCAGTTGCCGCACTCGGTGACCGGCAAGGTGGCCAAGGGCCGGCTGCGCGAAGGGGACCGATGA
- a CDS encoding ATP-binding cassette domain-containing protein, translating into MLSIHELSKRRGSREILSGLSFEARPGRVTAFLGPNGAGKTSTLRILLGLDSATSGTALVDGVPFARLKDPLTKVGALLDGSGAHRSRTARGHLRWIAAAGGLPPSRVAEVLDLVGLTDDARRRVRSYSLGMGRRLGLAAALLGDPEILILDEPVNGLDPEGIRWIRTFLRDRAADGRTVLLSSHFLGEVAETVDDVVVIDQGRIVAQGTLSEVVGEHGTIENAYFALTGAPQGGLQ; encoded by the coding sequence ATGCTTTCGATTCATGAGCTCAGCAAGCGGCGCGGGTCGCGGGAGATTCTGTCCGGCCTCAGCTTCGAGGCGCGGCCGGGGCGGGTGACGGCGTTCCTCGGACCGAACGGCGCCGGGAAGACCTCGACGCTGCGCATCCTGCTCGGACTGGATTCGGCCACCTCGGGTACGGCGCTCGTCGACGGCGTCCCGTTCGCGCGGCTGAAGGACCCACTCACGAAGGTCGGCGCGCTCCTCGACGGCTCCGGGGCGCATCGGTCCCGGACAGCGCGCGGGCACCTGCGCTGGATCGCCGCGGCCGGCGGTCTCCCGCCGTCCCGGGTGGCTGAAGTACTCGACCTGGTCGGCCTCACCGACGACGCCCGCCGCCGGGTGCGGAGCTACTCGCTCGGCATGGGCCGCCGGCTCGGCCTCGCCGCGGCGCTGCTCGGCGACCCGGAGATCCTGATCCTCGACGAGCCGGTGAACGGCCTGGATCCCGAGGGCATCCGCTGGATCCGGACGTTCCTCCGCGACCGCGCCGCCGACGGCCGGACGGTGCTGCTGTCGAGCCACTTCCTGGGCGAGGTCGCCGAGACTGTCGACGACGTCGTGGTCATCGACCAGGGCCGGATAGTTGCCCAGGGCACCTTGTCCGAGGTCGTCGGCGAACACGGCACGATCGAGAACGCGTACTTCGCCCTCACCGGCGCGCCGCAAGGAGGTCTGCAGTGA
- a CDS encoding NAD-dependent epimerase/dehydratase family protein, translated as MAQVVMVTGVSRDAGARCARRLADDPAIGTVIGVDVVPPRAELGRVRFVRADIRNPVIAKVIAAEGVDTVVHTGVVATPGSAGGRSSMKEINVIGTMQLLAACQKAPGVAKLVVKSSTTVYGAGPRDPAMFTEEMAPRAIHHHGLSKDAVEVEGYVRGFARRRPDVCVSTLRMANWIGPKTDSPITRYFALPVVPTVFGYDARLQFLHEDDGVEAIRHATVEDLPGTFNLAGDGMLSLSQAIRRLGRPALRLPSFTASSTAAAVRRARLADFSPDQISFLTYGRGVDTTRMRTEFGFEPRYTTAEAFDDFRQSLGAGAMTRVSGLLTAGLGALRG; from the coding sequence GTGGCACAGGTGGTGATGGTGACCGGCGTCTCGCGAGACGCCGGCGCTCGCTGTGCCCGCCGACTGGCCGACGACCCGGCGATCGGCACCGTGATCGGTGTCGACGTGGTGCCGCCGCGCGCGGAGCTGGGCCGGGTCCGGTTCGTCCGCGCCGACATCCGGAACCCGGTGATCGCCAAGGTGATCGCCGCCGAGGGCGTGGACACGGTCGTGCACACCGGCGTGGTGGCCACACCGGGCAGTGCCGGCGGCCGGTCGTCGATGAAGGAGATCAACGTCATCGGCACCATGCAGCTGCTCGCCGCGTGCCAGAAGGCGCCCGGCGTGGCGAAGCTGGTGGTCAAGTCGTCCACCACGGTGTACGGCGCGGGTCCGCGGGACCCGGCGATGTTCACCGAGGAGATGGCGCCACGGGCGATCCATCACCACGGCCTGAGCAAGGACGCGGTCGAGGTCGAGGGCTACGTCCGCGGGTTCGCCCGGCGGCGCCCCGACGTCTGCGTCAGCACGCTCCGGATGGCGAACTGGATCGGCCCGAAGACCGACTCGCCGATCACCCGGTACTTCGCCCTGCCCGTCGTCCCGACCGTCTTCGGGTACGACGCCCGCCTGCAGTTCCTGCACGAGGACGACGGCGTCGAGGCGATCCGGCACGCGACGGTCGAGGACCTGCCCGGCACGTTCAACCTGGCCGGTGACGGCATGCTCTCGCTGTCCCAGGCGATCCGCCGGCTCGGCCGCCCGGCGCTGCGGCTGCCCTCGTTCACCGCGTCCAGCACGGCCGCCGCGGTCCGCCGGGCCCGGCTCGCGGACTTCTCGCCGGACCAGATCAGCTTCCTGACCTACGGGCGCGGTGTGGACACCACCCGGATGCGGACCGAGTTCGGGTTCGAGCCGCGGTACACGACCGCGGAGGCCTTCGACGACTTCCGGCAGTCGCTCGGCGCCGGGGCGATGACCCGGGTGTCCGGGCTGCTGACAGCCGGACTGGGGGCGCTGCGTGGCTGA
- a CDS encoding BTAD domain-containing putative transcriptional regulator — protein sequence MEFGVLGAVTAWDDDGRPVDLKGARHRAVLARLIIARGRLVPASRLVDDLWEDPPDGALSAVRTFVASLRRALEPDRPPRTPARLLVTEGPGYALRTDAVDAWRFEKAMASGRLDELTEALALWRGPAYADFADEGWAQAERARLTELRLRAVERQAEARLAAGLAAEAVPELDAHVTEHPWREEAWRLLALALYRTGRQGDALAVLRRAREMLVDQLGVDPGTALGRLETDILNQAEHLEPASAGRVWEEAAAAYDRTVGPRARLESTVGLLRNLAVTGGGGLEAARRHRLAAVSAAEELGDADLTARVIGAYDVPAIWTRSDDESQAAGIVAAAERALRTQEHPAARARLLATIALESRGSTAPRAAAAAQEAEQLARGLDDPALLAFALNGVFMQSCGRAGLAPRRDAVGAELVELSQRHGLLTYEVLGHLIRLQALSALDDFPSADDHAAAADELAARHELPLVAVFTTWYRAMRQDTPDAYRHAATLLDGAGMPGLQEGLLPLALAGHSIRHGQPVPEADYGPYQPWLQPLGPVPEPPPGLLLEVLWCVTAHTARERGDDQLLARARTALAPAAGQLAAGSALVTLGPVADYL from the coding sequence GTGGAGTTCGGGGTGCTCGGCGCGGTGACGGCCTGGGACGACGACGGGCGTCCGGTCGACCTGAAGGGCGCACGGCATCGCGCCGTACTGGCCAGGCTGATCATCGCGCGCGGTCGCCTCGTCCCGGCGTCCAGGCTGGTCGACGACCTGTGGGAGGACCCGCCCGACGGTGCGCTGAGCGCCGTACGGACGTTTGTTGCCTCGCTGCGGCGGGCGCTGGAGCCGGACCGGCCGCCGCGTACGCCGGCCCGCCTGCTGGTTACCGAAGGACCCGGCTATGCGTTGCGAACGGACGCGGTCGACGCGTGGCGGTTCGAGAAGGCGATGGCCAGTGGGCGGCTGGATGAGCTGACCGAGGCCCTGGCTCTGTGGCGCGGGCCTGCGTACGCGGACTTCGCGGACGAGGGCTGGGCCCAGGCAGAGCGCGCGCGACTCACTGAGCTGCGGCTGCGCGCGGTGGAACGTCAGGCCGAGGCCCGGCTCGCAGCTGGGCTCGCGGCAGAGGCGGTGCCCGAGCTGGACGCCCACGTGACCGAGCATCCATGGCGTGAAGAGGCATGGCGCTTGCTGGCCCTCGCGCTCTACCGCACCGGCCGCCAGGGCGATGCGCTGGCGGTACTGCGTCGCGCACGCGAGATGCTGGTCGATCAGCTGGGGGTCGACCCGGGTACGGCGCTAGGCCGCTTGGAGACCGACATCCTCAACCAGGCCGAGCACCTCGAACCTGCGTCAGCAGGACGGGTGTGGGAAGAGGCCGCGGCCGCCTACGACCGCACTGTAGGTCCGCGGGCGCGGCTGGAATCCACAGTCGGCCTGCTGCGGAACCTGGCCGTGACAGGCGGCGGTGGACTCGAGGCGGCGCGCCGCCACCGGCTAGCAGCCGTCAGCGCGGCCGAGGAACTCGGTGACGCCGACCTGACGGCGCGAGTCATCGGCGCGTACGACGTACCCGCGATCTGGACCCGATCGGACGACGAGTCGCAGGCCGCAGGGATCGTGGCCGCCGCGGAGCGGGCTCTGCGGACACAGGAACATCCGGCGGCCAGGGCCCGGCTGCTGGCGACGATCGCGCTGGAGTCGCGGGGCTCCACGGCTCCGCGTGCCGCGGCGGCGGCTCAGGAGGCGGAGCAACTCGCGCGCGGGCTCGACGATCCGGCACTACTGGCCTTCGCGCTCAACGGTGTGTTCATGCAGAGCTGCGGACGCGCAGGGCTCGCACCTCGACGTGACGCCGTCGGTGCCGAACTCGTCGAACTCTCGCAACGCCACGGCCTGCTCACCTACGAAGTCCTGGGGCACCTCATTCGCTTGCAGGCCCTTAGCGCCCTGGACGACTTCCCGTCGGCCGACGACCATGCTGCAGCAGCGGACGAGCTGGCCGCACGTCATGAGCTTCCACTGGTCGCTGTCTTCACCACCTGGTACCGCGCGATGCGCCAGGACACGCCGGACGCCTACCGCCACGCAGCCACGCTCCTGGACGGCGCCGGCATGCCAGGCCTGCAGGAAGGGCTGTTGCCGTTGGCGCTGGCCGGTCACAGCATCCGGCACGGACAGCCCGTGCCGGAGGCCGACTACGGTCCCTACCAGCCCTGGCTGCAGCCGCTAGGTCCCGTCCCTGAACCACCGCCGGGTCTACTGCTCGAGGTGCTGTGGTGTGTCACCGCCCACACTGCCCGCGAGCGCGGTGACGACCAGCTGCTGGCCAGGGCCCGTACCGCCCTCGCTCCAGCCGCCGGTCAGCTCGCCGCCGGCTCGGCACTCGTTACCCTCGGCCCCGTCGCCGACTACCTCTAG
- a CDS encoding class I SAM-dependent methyltransferase yields MRARYDGLAEWYDERFVDGSEPHQPGLLELLGRGSGPCLDLGCGTGRNFETIRASGRTVVGLDFSIDQLGRARARTDGPLIHGDAARLPFADASFGTVVTLWTSTDVDDFGAVLLEAARVLRPGGLLVAYGVHPCFNGPHVVYHEDGRRIVHPTYRQSGWHTDLPWWAEDGIRRRIGMNHLPLADYLNAILSSGLTVERFEEPAGHAIPHAFAFRAHRPS; encoded by the coding sequence ATGCGGGCTCGGTACGACGGTCTGGCGGAGTGGTACGACGAGCGGTTCGTGGACGGGTCGGAGCCGCATCAGCCCGGGTTGTTGGAGCTGCTCGGCCGCGGCTCCGGGCCCTGTCTGGACCTCGGCTGCGGCACCGGACGGAACTTCGAGACCATCCGCGCCAGCGGGCGGACGGTCGTCGGGCTGGACTTCTCGATCGACCAGCTCGGCCGTGCCCGGGCGCGCACCGACGGGCCGCTGATCCACGGCGACGCCGCCCGGCTGCCGTTCGCCGACGCGTCGTTCGGCACGGTGGTCACGCTGTGGACGTCGACCGACGTGGACGACTTCGGCGCGGTGCTGCTCGAGGCGGCGCGGGTACTGCGTCCCGGCGGGCTGCTCGTCGCGTACGGCGTGCATCCCTGCTTCAACGGCCCGCACGTCGTCTACCACGAGGACGGCCGGCGCATCGTGCATCCGACGTACCGCCAGTCGGGCTGGCACACCGACCTGCCGTGGTGGGCCGAGGACGGCATCCGCCGCCGGATCGGCATGAACCACCTCCCCCTGGCCGACTACCTGAACGCGATCCTCAGCTCCGGCCTGACTGTCGAACGCTTCGAGGAACCCGCCGGCCACGCAATCCCCCACGCCTTCGCCTTCCGCGCCCACCGGCCCAGCTGA
- a CDS encoding sigma-70 family RNA polymerase sigma factor: MTTPEPSPDGMRRAELVDRAQAGDVGAFGELYDEYSLTVYRYIYARVSSSALAEDLTSETFVRALRALDSFRWQGRDFGAWLVTIARNLITDHYKSGRVRLEVVTDEIETHDRQTEGPEIDVLAAATAEVLRDAVAGLPDEQRDCLTMRFFAGLSIAETAKALEKSEGAVKQLQLRAVRHLAKVIPMDLR, encoded by the coding sequence TTGACCACGCCGGAGCCAAGCCCGGACGGGATGCGACGTGCGGAGCTCGTCGATCGCGCCCAGGCCGGGGACGTCGGTGCCTTCGGGGAGCTGTACGACGAGTACTCGCTCACCGTCTATCGCTACATCTACGCCCGGGTGTCGTCGTCGGCACTCGCCGAGGACCTGACCAGCGAGACCTTCGTGCGGGCGCTCCGCGCGCTGGACTCGTTCCGCTGGCAGGGCCGGGACTTCGGCGCCTGGCTGGTGACGATCGCCCGGAACCTGATCACCGACCACTACAAGTCCGGCCGGGTCCGGCTCGAGGTGGTCACCGACGAGATCGAGACCCACGACCGGCAGACCGAGGGCCCGGAGATCGACGTGCTGGCCGCGGCCACCGCGGAGGTCCTCCGGGACGCGGTCGCCGGCCTGCCCGACGAGCAACGCGACTGCCTGACGATGCGGTTCTTCGCGGGGTTGTCGATCGCCGAGACGGCCAAGGCGCTGGAGAAGTCCGAAGGCGCCGTCAAGCAACTGCAACTGAGGGCCGTACGGCACTTGGCGAAGGTTATCCCCATGGACTTGAGATGA
- a CDS encoding helix-turn-helix domain-containing protein: protein MASKKSGGEQPLAEVKFLTVAEVATAMRVSKMTVYRLVHSGELPAVRVGRSFRVSEDAVHDYLKGAFFQAG from the coding sequence ATGGCATCAAAGAAGTCCGGTGGTGAGCAGCCGCTCGCCGAGGTGAAGTTCCTGACCGTGGCGGAGGTCGCCACGGCCATGCGCGTGTCCAAGATGACGGTGTACCGGTTGGTGCACTCCGGTGAGCTGCCCGCGGTGCGGGTGGGTCGTTCGTTCCGGGTGTCGGAGGACGCCGTGCACGACTACCTCAAGGGCGCCTTCTTCCAGGCCGGATAA
- a CDS encoding alpha/beta hydrolase has protein sequence MKINGFDYHRVLGADGVSLNVAVGGSGTPVVLLHGFPQTHLMWRHVARELATDHTVICPDLRGYGESDKPTEGYAKRTMAADVVAVAAALGHRQFALVGHDRGALVAFRAGLDHPDVVTHLMCLDVLPTLDMWDVMHGVNAAIGFHLYLTAQPPGLPERMIAGAPDEFFGYFLDLWANDPAAIPDDVRAAYLEACRGAVPSIVADYRASATVDVEQDSEDLAQGNKLRMPVTVVQQDWGAALGFDAAARWKAWAPDLQHETTTAGHFMAEEAPEQITAAVRNLLHR, from the coding sequence ATGAAGATCAACGGATTCGACTACCACCGCGTCCTGGGCGCGGACGGGGTCTCGCTCAATGTCGCGGTAGGCGGCTCCGGCACGCCGGTCGTATTGCTGCACGGGTTTCCGCAGACGCACCTGATGTGGCGGCACGTGGCGCGAGAACTCGCCACCGATCACACGGTGATCTGCCCGGACCTCCGGGGGTACGGCGAGAGCGACAAGCCGACGGAGGGCTACGCGAAACGCACCATGGCCGCGGATGTGGTGGCGGTGGCCGCCGCGCTGGGGCATCGGCAGTTCGCGCTGGTCGGGCACGACCGGGGCGCGCTGGTCGCGTTCCGGGCCGGGCTGGATCATCCGGACGTCGTCACGCACCTGATGTGTCTCGACGTACTGCCGACGCTGGACATGTGGGACGTGATGCACGGCGTCAATGCCGCGATCGGCTTCCATCTGTACCTGACGGCGCAGCCGCCCGGGCTGCCCGAGCGGATGATCGCGGGCGCGCCGGACGAGTTCTTCGGGTACTTCCTCGACCTGTGGGCGAACGATCCGGCGGCGATCCCGGACGACGTGCGGGCGGCGTACCTGGAGGCCTGCCGGGGCGCGGTGCCGTCGATCGTCGCGGACTACCGCGCGTCGGCCACGGTGGACGTCGAGCAGGATTCCGAAGATCTTGCGCAGGGCAACAAACTGCGGATGCCGGTGACGGTGGTCCAGCAGGACTGGGGCGCCGCGCTCGGGTTCGACGCCGCGGCGCGCTGGAAGGCGTGGGCGCCGGATCTCCAGCACGAGACGACCACCGCCGGGCATTTCATGGCCGAGGAGGCCCCGGAGCAGATCACGGCGGCCGTCCGCAACCTTCTCCACCGCTGA